One genomic segment of Brassica napus cultivar Da-Ae chromosome A3, Da-Ae, whole genome shotgun sequence includes these proteins:
- the LOC106437852 gene encoding bZIP transcription factor 16 isoform X2 — MANSEMEKPSKEKELKQPSSSSAPPPSQELSSSVSAGPDWSGFQASSAPMQPHGFVTSSPQPHPYMWRVQHMMPPYGTPPHPYVTMYPPGGMYAHPSMPPGSYPYSPMPSPNGVTEASGNTTGGTEGDSKRSDVKEKLPIRRSKRILSMMKGKNNEPGKNSGASANVAYSKSGESDSDGSSEGSDANYQIDSGSSQDGKDASENGGSANGLQNGSVGTPLPTVSQKVPIMPNTAPGVPVPPTNLNIGMGYWGAPIPGMHGKVSTPVPGVFAQMSRDGGHSQPWLQDERELKRQRRKQTNREAAQRSRLRKEAEFDQLAQYTEVLSAENASLRAEMNRLKSQREELTSENTSLKDLLLSFPPLEGINMDKDDQEPDTNQTCFTETKFVSYKDST, encoded by the exons ATGGCTAACAGTGAGATGGAAAAACCTAGTAAAGAGAAGGAACTTAAacagccttcttcttcttctgctcctCCTCCTTCACAG GAACTTTCTTCGTCTGTGAGTGCTGGACCAGATTGGTCTGGTTTTCAG GCATCTTCTGCTCCTATGCAGCCTCATGGTTTTGTGACATCAAGTCCTCAACCTCACCCCTATATGTGGAGGGTTCAG CATATGATGCCTCCTTATGGAACTCCTCCTCATCCATACGTTACAATGTATCCACCAGGTGGCATGTACGCCCATCCTTCAATGCCTCCG GGTTCTTATCCATATAGCCCTATGCCTTCTCCAAATGGAGTGACCGAAGCTTCC GGTAATACTACAGGCGGCACCGAAGGTGATTCTAAACGATCTGATGTGAAAGAAAAATTGCCTATCAGAAGATCAAAAAGAATATTGAGCATGATGAAAGGAAAGAACAACGAGCCTGGAAAGAACTCAGGAGCATCAGCTAATGTAGCTTACTCTAAAAG TGGGGAGAGTGATTCTGATGGTTCGAGTGAAGGAAGTGATGCAAACTATCAAATT GACTCAGGATCTAGTCAAGACGGGAAGGATG CATCAGAGAATGGTGGTTCTGCTAATGGTCTCCAAAATGGAAGTGTTGGTACACCTCTTCCAACGGTTAGCCAGAAGGTGCCAATTATGCCAAATACAGCTCCAGGTGTTCCCGTTCCAccaacaaatttaaatattgggATGGGTTATTGGGGTGCTCCTATCCCTGGAATGCATGGGAAAGTATCTACACCAGTTCCTGGAGTCTTTGCTCAAATGTCACGAGATGGTGGCCATTCACAACCCTGGTTACAG GACGAGAGAGAACTTAAGAGACAGAGACGGAAGCAGACCAATAGGGAGGCTGCTCAAAGATCCAGGCTGCGTAAAGAG GCCGAATTTGATCAATTGGCACAATACACTGAGGTGTTGAGTGCAGAAAACGCAAGTCTTAGAGCAGAAATGAACAGGCTTAAAAGCCAGCGCGAAGAGCTCACTTCTGAGAATACCTCTCTCAAG GACCTACTTTTATCATTCCCTCCACTAGAAGGTATAAACATGGACAAGGATGACCAAGAACCAGACACCAACCAAACATGCTTCACAGAGACAAAGTTTGTTTCCTACAAAGACTCAACTTGA
- the LOC106443495 gene encoding serpin-ZX, producing the protein MDLQESVRKQNGILWRVYKHVINTTAGKTSNLVISPALINVILSFIAAYKSPGATEEQILSLLKASSTDELNAVSSQIVTTVLADSTTSGGPMISTANGFWIEKSLCCVEQSFKNLLETSYKAAFKQVDFRTKADEVSEEVNTWVEKQTNGLITSLLPPKSVTHLTDYIFANALFFNGRWDKEFDPSLTKDSDFHLLDGTKVPVPFMSGDFFSYHLDVYPGFKVLSLSYRKGRRDGRSFSMQIYLPDEKEGLPAMLEMLASTPEDEDEDISSYRADIGELKIPKFKFGFHFEATEALKSLGLSLPLETIFHKSCIEVDEVGSKAAAAAAVVGEGCCGPAEKKYDFVADHPFLFLVKEHGSGVVLFLGQVLDPSMH; encoded by the exons ATGGACCTGCAAGAATCAGTAAGGAAGCAAAACGGCATCCTGTGGAGGGTGTATAAGCACGTGATCAACACCACCGCCGGGAAGACCTCGAACCTCGTGATATCGCCGGCGTTGATCAATGTTATCCTTAGCTTCATCGCCGCTTATAAATCTCCCGGAGCCACCGAAGAACAGATTCTCTCTTTACTAAAGGCTTCTTCTACCGATGAGCTTAACGCCGTGTCCTCCCAGATAGTAACCACCGTCCTTGCCGACAGCACGACAAGTGGCGGGCCAATGATCTCGACAGCGAATGGCTTCTGGATAGAGAAGTCTCTCTGCTGTGTGGAACAGTCTTTCAAGAATCTCTTGGAGACTTCGTATAAGGCTGCCTTCAAACAAGTTGACTTTCGCACTAAG GCTGATGAAGTGTCTGAAGAGGTGAACACATGGGTTGAGAAACAGACAAATGGTCTCATCACTAGTCTTCTTCCACCAAAGTCTGTAACTCATTTGACTGATTACATATTTGCTAACGCCTTGTTCTTCAACGGGAGATGGGACAAAGAGTTTGATCCATCGCTTACCAAAGACTCAGACTTCCACCTTCTTGATGGAACCAAAGTACCTGTGCCCTTCATGTCCGGTGACTTCTTCAGTTACCACCTCGATGTCTACCCAGGTTTCAAAGTCCTCAGCCTATCTTACAGAAAAGGACGACGTGACGGTCGTTCGTTCTCGATGCAAATCTATCTCCCTGATGAAAAAGAAGGGTTGCCTGCAATGCTGGAGATGTTAGCTTCTACTCCTGAGGACGAGGACGAGGACATTTCTAGCTACAGGGCAGATATTGGAGAACTCAAGATTCCAAAGTTTAAATTTGGTTTTCACTTTGAAGCCACGGAAGCTCTTAAAAGTTTGGGGTTGAGTCTACCATTGGAGACGATCTTCCACAAGTCTTGCATCGAGGTGGATGAAGTGGGATCCAAAGCTGCAGCTGCTGCTGCTGTAGTCGGTGAAGGTTGTTGTGGTCCTGCGGAGAAGAAGTATGACTTCGTGGCTGATCATCCTTTTCTCTTCCTGGTCAAAGAACACGGAAGTGGAGTGGTTCTGTTCCTTGGTCAAGTTCTTGATCCTTCTATGCATTAA
- the LOC106437852 gene encoding bZIP transcription factor 16 isoform X3: MANSEMEKPSKEKELKQPSSSSAPPPSQASSAPMQPHGFVTSSPQPHPYMWRVQHMMPPYGTPPHPYVTMYPPGGMYAHPSMPPGSYPYSPMPSPNGVTEASGNTTGGTEGDSKRSDVKEKLPIRRSKRILSMMKGKNNEPGKNSGASANVAYSKSGESDSDGSSEGSDANYQIDSGSSQDGKDAASENGGSANGLQNGSVGTPLPTVSQKVPIMPNTAPGVPVPPTNLNIGMGYWGAPIPGMHGKVSTPVPGVFAQMSRDGGHSQPWLQDERELKRQRRKQTNREAAQRSRLRKEAEFDQLAQYTEVLSAENASLRAEMNRLKSQREELTSENTSLKDLLLSFPPLEGINMDKDDQEPDTNQTCFTETKFVSYKDST, from the exons ATGGCTAACAGTGAGATGGAAAAACCTAGTAAAGAGAAGGAACTTAAacagccttcttcttcttctgctcctCCTCCTTCACAG GCATCTTCTGCTCCTATGCAGCCTCATGGTTTTGTGACATCAAGTCCTCAACCTCACCCCTATATGTGGAGGGTTCAG CATATGATGCCTCCTTATGGAACTCCTCCTCATCCATACGTTACAATGTATCCACCAGGTGGCATGTACGCCCATCCTTCAATGCCTCCG GGTTCTTATCCATATAGCCCTATGCCTTCTCCAAATGGAGTGACCGAAGCTTCC GGTAATACTACAGGCGGCACCGAAGGTGATTCTAAACGATCTGATGTGAAAGAAAAATTGCCTATCAGAAGATCAAAAAGAATATTGAGCATGATGAAAGGAAAGAACAACGAGCCTGGAAAGAACTCAGGAGCATCAGCTAATGTAGCTTACTCTAAAAG TGGGGAGAGTGATTCTGATGGTTCGAGTGAAGGAAGTGATGCAAACTATCAAATT GACTCAGGATCTAGTCAAGACGGGAAGGATG CAGCATCAGAGAATGGTGGTTCTGCTAATGGTCTCCAAAATGGAAGTGTTGGTACACCTCTTCCAACGGTTAGCCAGAAGGTGCCAATTATGCCAAATACAGCTCCAGGTGTTCCCGTTCCAccaacaaatttaaatattgggATGGGTTATTGGGGTGCTCCTATCCCTGGAATGCATGGGAAAGTATCTACACCAGTTCCTGGAGTCTTTGCTCAAATGTCACGAGATGGTGGCCATTCACAACCCTGGTTACAG GACGAGAGAGAACTTAAGAGACAGAGACGGAAGCAGACCAATAGGGAGGCTGCTCAAAGATCCAGGCTGCGTAAAGAG GCCGAATTTGATCAATTGGCACAATACACTGAGGTGTTGAGTGCAGAAAACGCAAGTCTTAGAGCAGAAATGAACAGGCTTAAAAGCCAGCGCGAAGAGCTCACTTCTGAGAATACCTCTCTCAAG GACCTACTTTTATCATTCCCTCCACTAGAAGGTATAAACATGGACAAGGATGACCAAGAACCAGACACCAACCAAACATGCTTCACAGAGACAAAGTTTGTTTCCTACAAAGACTCAACTTGA
- the LOC106437852 gene encoding bZIP transcription factor 16 isoform X1, whose protein sequence is MANSEMEKPSKEKELKQPSSSSAPPPSQELSSSVSAGPDWSGFQASSAPMQPHGFVTSSPQPHPYMWRVQHMMPPYGTPPHPYVTMYPPGGMYAHPSMPPGSYPYSPMPSPNGVTEASGNTTGGTEGDSKRSDVKEKLPIRRSKRILSMMKGKNNEPGKNSGASANVAYSKSGESDSDGSSEGSDANYQIDSGSSQDGKDAASENGGSANGLQNGSVGTPLPTVSQKVPIMPNTAPGVPVPPTNLNIGMGYWGAPIPGMHGKVSTPVPGVFAQMSRDGGHSQPWLQDERELKRQRRKQTNREAAQRSRLRKEAEFDQLAQYTEVLSAENASLRAEMNRLKSQREELTSENTSLKDLLLSFPPLEGINMDKDDQEPDTNQTCFTETKFVSYKDST, encoded by the exons ATGGCTAACAGTGAGATGGAAAAACCTAGTAAAGAGAAGGAACTTAAacagccttcttcttcttctgctcctCCTCCTTCACAG GAACTTTCTTCGTCTGTGAGTGCTGGACCAGATTGGTCTGGTTTTCAG GCATCTTCTGCTCCTATGCAGCCTCATGGTTTTGTGACATCAAGTCCTCAACCTCACCCCTATATGTGGAGGGTTCAG CATATGATGCCTCCTTATGGAACTCCTCCTCATCCATACGTTACAATGTATCCACCAGGTGGCATGTACGCCCATCCTTCAATGCCTCCG GGTTCTTATCCATATAGCCCTATGCCTTCTCCAAATGGAGTGACCGAAGCTTCC GGTAATACTACAGGCGGCACCGAAGGTGATTCTAAACGATCTGATGTGAAAGAAAAATTGCCTATCAGAAGATCAAAAAGAATATTGAGCATGATGAAAGGAAAGAACAACGAGCCTGGAAAGAACTCAGGAGCATCAGCTAATGTAGCTTACTCTAAAAG TGGGGAGAGTGATTCTGATGGTTCGAGTGAAGGAAGTGATGCAAACTATCAAATT GACTCAGGATCTAGTCAAGACGGGAAGGATG CAGCATCAGAGAATGGTGGTTCTGCTAATGGTCTCCAAAATGGAAGTGTTGGTACACCTCTTCCAACGGTTAGCCAGAAGGTGCCAATTATGCCAAATACAGCTCCAGGTGTTCCCGTTCCAccaacaaatttaaatattgggATGGGTTATTGGGGTGCTCCTATCCCTGGAATGCATGGGAAAGTATCTACACCAGTTCCTGGAGTCTTTGCTCAAATGTCACGAGATGGTGGCCATTCACAACCCTGGTTACAG GACGAGAGAGAACTTAAGAGACAGAGACGGAAGCAGACCAATAGGGAGGCTGCTCAAAGATCCAGGCTGCGTAAAGAG GCCGAATTTGATCAATTGGCACAATACACTGAGGTGTTGAGTGCAGAAAACGCAAGTCTTAGAGCAGAAATGAACAGGCTTAAAAGCCAGCGCGAAGAGCTCACTTCTGAGAATACCTCTCTCAAG GACCTACTTTTATCATTCCCTCCACTAGAAGGTATAAACATGGACAAGGATGACCAAGAACCAGACACCAACCAAACATGCTTCACAGAGACAAAGTTTGTTTCCTACAAAGACTCAACTTGA
- the LOC106443494 gene encoding protein BASIC PENTACYSTEINE7 → MDPYLSRNHMKPATSTSKDTGLPTSNPLWFHSYFPVPRTTGIDLSQPPQAEPAELAVVPQVHLFPPPTRGYIHDVELKSSTMLSPSKALKPKPQSKKRSAPKTPKKTLSIPEIKREKKNPDINVVDISSFDVSGVPPPVCSCTGVPKVCYKWGMGGWQSSCCTISISTFPLPMSTTRPGTRLAGRKMSNGAYVKLLMRLAGEGYDLTCPVDLRNHWARHGTNKFVTIK, encoded by the coding sequence ATGGATCCATATCTATCACGAAACCATATGAAACCTGCTACCAGCACAAGCAAGGACACTGGCTTGCCTACGTCTAATCCTCTTTGGTTCCATTCCTACTTCCCTGTTCCAAGGACCACAGGCATTGATCTTTCCCAACCCCCTCAAGCAGAGCCTGCTGAACTTGCCGTGGTGCCTCAAGTTCATTTGTTTCCTCCTCCCACAAGAGGATACATACACGATGTGGAGCTGAAGTCGTCCACGATGCTGTCTCCTTCGAAAGCGTTGAAGCCAAAACCACAAAGTAAGAAACGCTCTGCACCCAAAACCCCGAAGAAGACACTGAGCATCCCGGAAATAAAGCGTGAGAAAAAGAATCCTGACATCAACGTTGTTGACATCTCGAGCTTCGATGTTTCTGGTGTTCCTCCACCTGTCTGTTCCTGTACAGGCGTTCCGAAGGTTTGCTACAAATGGGGCATGGGCGGTTGGCAGTCCTCGTGCTGTACGATTAGCATATCGACATTCCCGCTCCCCATGAGCACCACAAGACCTGGAACTCGTCTCGCTGGAAGGAAAATGAGCAATGGTGCTTATGTCAAGCTCCTTATGAGGCTTGCTGGTGAAGGCTATGACTTGACTTGCCCGGTTGACCTCAGGAACCACTGGGCCAGGCACGGTACTAACAAGTTTGTGACCATCAAGTAG